The following are encoded together in the Lathyrus oleraceus cultivar Zhongwan6 chromosome 3, CAAS_Psat_ZW6_1.0, whole genome shotgun sequence genome:
- the LOC127130277 gene encoding protein DOWNY MILDEW RESISTANCE 6 encodes MSETKYVSSWYNLHSKVPESYVQPLDRRPCNAVMSTNKTIPVIDLAGNDRDEIVKKIIKSSEEYGFFQVVNHGVAKELVDETLRIFKEFHALPADVKESESSKDPNKSCKLYTSSGRNVADVAKYWKDSLKHPCPPSGEFTQYWPQKPQGYRETVGKYTQELRALGLRILGLISEGLGLSSDYFSGDLSENPIILSHHYPPCPEPGLTLGASKHKDPNTLTILFQEPNITALHVMKDGAWIPVEPIPDAFVINMGFMLQIITNGRLIGAEHRVVTNSSPSRHTIAYFINPSKEAIIGPAKEVTSSTSPPIYPSMPFGELLEKFMNNGPYFEAQFRL; translated from the exons ATGTCTGAGACCAAATATGTATCTAGTTGGTACAATCTTCATTCCAAAGTTCCAGAATCCTATGTGCAACCACTAGACAGAAGACCCTGCAATGCTGTCATGTCCACCAACAAGACAATCCCAGTGATTGATCTCGCCGGAAATGATCGCGACGAGATCGTAAAAAAAATCATTAAATCCTCCGAAGAATATGGATTTTTTCAG GTTGTGAATCATGGAGTTGCTAAGGAGTTAGTGGATGAAACTCTAAGGATTTTCAAAGAATTTCATGCTTTACCTGCTGATGTGAAAGAAAGTGAAAGCTCTAAGGATCCAAACAAAAGCTGTAAGCTCTATACAAGCAGTGGGAGGAACGTTGCAGATGTTGCTAAGTATTGGAAAGATTCATTGAAACATCCTTGTCCACCTTCTGGAGAATTCACTCAGTATTGGCCTCAGAAACCTCAGGGATACCG TGAAACTGTTGGAAAATACACACAAGAACTAAGAGCACTTGGGCTAAGAATTCTGGGATTAATTTCAGAAGGGTTGGGACTGAGTTCAGATTACTTCTCTGGAGATCTAAGTGAAAATCCAATCATTTTATCTCACCATTACCCTCCTTGTCCAGAACCAGGCCTAACATTGGGAGCTTCAAAGCACAAAGATCCAAACACTTTAACCATTCTTTTTCAAGAACCAAATATCACTGCACTTCATGTCATGAAGGATGGTGCTTGGATTCCGGTTGAACCTATTCCCGACGCCTTTGTAATAAACATGGGCTTTATGCTTCAG ATAATTACTAATGGAAGGCTTATCGGTGCTGAACATCGGGTTGTAACAAACTCGAGCCCTAGCAGGCATACTATAGCTTATTTTATTAATCCAAGCAAAGAAGCGATTATAGGACCTGCTAAGGAGGTTACAAGTTCAACTTCACCACCCATTTATCCATCCATGCCATTTGGAGAATTGTTGGAGAAATTTATGAACAATGGCCCTTACTTTGAAGCACAATTTCGCTTGTAA
- the LOC127130280 gene encoding uncharacterized protein LOC127130280 produces the protein MGRWMKPEVYPLLAAMTFVTSMCVFQLTRNLIQNPDVRIRKSGRTNGVFDNEEEGEKYAKHGLRNFLRTRPPEVMPTINHFFSQQK, from the exons ATGGGGCGTTGGATGAAACCAGAG GTTTACCCTCTATTGGCTGCAATGACTTTTGTGACAAGCATGTGTGTCTTCCAGTTAACAAGAAACTTGATTCAGAATCCTGATGTTAG GATTAGGAAAAGTGGTCGCACAAATGGAGTGTTTGACAACGAAGAAGAAGGAGAGAAGTATGCTAAGCATGGTTTGAGGAATTTCCTTCGTACTCGACCACCTGAAGTTATGCCAACCATCAACCACTTCTTTAGTCAACAAAAATGA